In a genomic window of Papilio machaon chromosome 4, ilPapMach1.1, whole genome shotgun sequence:
- the LOC106720154 gene encoding LOW QUALITY PROTEIN: uncharacterized protein LOC106720154 (The sequence of the model RefSeq protein was modified relative to this genomic sequence to represent the inferred CDS: deleted 1 base in 1 codon), with amino-acid sequence MNAKNKISNQNKGNGPKFKSFKETFPICAFALAVGLIYPNKTNIRARALIFTFIVAYNGIIIIWWLLYIYKCIITSDKFNLARNITVGVPISLFFFKFFYITYKNDSFGELLEKISEDLIRGNDMDEDYKKIYERHIKLGKLGQNCWVIIPVVLSSQFPMFAGACMIYENLKSDMGKRYMVHEMELKYIEDKQYETPYFEMLFACILLQCVILVPNFTGFDGSFCIATAHLQLKLKLMTNKLHRAFKDSKNNLQLEEKVKEVIRDHQEAYRFYNNLENMYGGWLLVVFLITSVVISLNLYQNSISEVIDPKYTLFVVSGVVHMYTPCYFASNLSKSGEDLCSDIYSVPWEECANPVVTKLLIFMIAKSQQPLHLTGKGMVYFNMQLFISRLRGPSIAKVSADPGCPPSQAVVGAPLPAPFTFALAAQPRPMTARLEPAKGFIYEWNSQCQIAISQNIG; translated from the exons atgaatgcaaaaaataaaatatcaaatcagaATAAAGGAAATGGGCCAAAATTTAAATCGTTTAAAGAAACGTTTCCCATTTGCGCCTTCGCGTTAGCTGTAGGTTTAATATATCCGAATAAGACAAACATACGTGCTCGggctttaatttttactttcatcGTCGCATATAAcggtataataattatttggtGGTTACTCTACATATACAAGTGTATCATCACATCTGACAAGTTTAATCTTGCAAGGAATATAACTGTCGGCGTACCGATCAGtcttttcttctttaaattcttttatattacttacAAAAACGATAGTTTCGGTGAATTATTGGAAAAAATATCTGAAGATCTTATCAGAGGTAACGATATGGATgaagactataaaaaaatatacgagcGCCATATTAAACTAGGAAAACTTGGTCAGAATTGTTGGGTCATAATTCCCGTAGTTTTAAGTTCTCAGTTCCCGATGTTCGCAGGCGCCTGCATGATATACGAGAACTTGAAGAGTGACATGGGAAAACGATATATGGTACATGAAatggaattaaaatacatagaaGACAAGCAATACGAAACGccatattttgaaatgttattcGCGTGTATTTTACTGCAGTGCGTGATCCTCGTTCCAAACTTCACGGGCTTCGACGGATCATTTTGTATCGCAACGGCCCACCTGCAACTTAAGCTTAAATTGATGACTAATAAGTTGCACAGAGCATTTAAAGactctaaaaataatttacaactcGAAGAAAAAGTGAAAGAAGTGATAAGAGATCACCAAGAAGCGTACCgtttttacaacaatttaGAAAACATGTACGGCGGCTGGCTTCTGGTCGTATTTCTCATTACCTCAGTTGTTATATCTTTAAACTTGTATCAGAATAGCATCAGTGAAGTAATCGATCCTAAGTACACACTTTTTGTTGTAAGCGGAGTTGTTCACATGTATACGCCATGTTACTTTGCAAGTAATTTGTCCAAG TCCGGTGAAGACTTATGTTCAGATATCTACAGCGTACCCTGGGAGGAATGTGCAAATCCAGTCGTCACGAAACTTTTGATATTCATGATCGCTAAATCCCAACAACCGCTTCATCTTACCGGCAAGGGCATGGTATATTTTAACATGCAACTATTTATATCT CGCCTGCGCGGGCCGTCGATAGCAAAAGTGTCTGCCGACCCTGGATGCCCCCCCTCT CAGGCGGTGGTGGGGGCGCCACTTCCAGCTCCCTTCACCTTCGCGCTGGCCGCGCAGCCGCGACCAATGACCGCCCGCCTCGAGCCGGCGAAAGGTTTTATATACGAGTGGAATTCGCAGTGCCAAATTGCTATAAGTCAAAATATAGGGTAG